One window of the Conexibacter sp. SYSU D00693 genome contains the following:
- a CDS encoding response regulator transcription factor, which translates to MTRRTIVVVEDEATIADAVAARLRAEGFRVEVASTGPDGVELVRALGPDLVVLDWMLPGFDGVEACRRIQADRPVPVVFLTARDAEADVLVGLGVGADDYVTKPFSPRELVARVQAVLRRTDRAAPDAAPARLALGELVLDLEGRRVLRAGTEVALTPTELDLLAALAGRPGKAWSREELLAAVWDWRAGGSTRTVDSHVASLRRKLGAGAVRTVKGHGYALGDLA; encoded by the coding sequence ATGACGCGGCGGACCATCGTGGTGGTGGAGGACGAGGCGACGATCGCCGACGCGGTCGCCGCCCGGCTGCGCGCCGAGGGCTTCCGCGTCGAGGTCGCGAGCACCGGGCCGGACGGCGTCGAGCTCGTACGGGCGCTCGGGCCCGACCTGGTGGTCCTCGACTGGATGCTCCCGGGCTTCGACGGCGTCGAGGCGTGCCGTCGCATCCAGGCCGACCGTCCGGTGCCGGTCGTCTTCCTCACCGCCCGCGACGCGGAGGCCGACGTGCTCGTGGGCCTCGGGGTCGGCGCCGACGACTACGTCACCAAGCCGTTCAGCCCGCGGGAGCTCGTCGCGCGGGTCCAGGCGGTGCTGCGCCGCACCGACCGGGCGGCGCCCGACGCGGCGCCGGCGCGCCTGGCGCTCGGCGAGCTGGTCCTGGACCTCGAGGGGCGCCGGGTGCTGCGGGCCGGCACCGAGGTGGCGCTCACGCCGACGGAGCTCGACCTCCTCGCTGCCCTCGCCGGGCGCCCGGGCAAGGCGTGGTCGCGGGAGGAGCTGCTGGCGGCGGTGTGGGACTGGCGGGCGGGCGGTTCCACCCGGACCGTCGACTCGCACGTGGCGTCGCTGCGCCGCAAGCTCGGCGCCGGCGCGGTGCGCACGGTGAAGGGCCACGGCTACGCGCTGGGGGACCTCGCGTGA
- a CDS encoding cell wall metabolism sensor histidine kinase WalK codes for MRPLDRLPSLKLRLGLLIVLSIVTTLVTLLIAAKLGLRLRWGALVALGVSLLFVQVVGRGLTRPLREMAAAADAMADGDHGVRVTATSRDEVGRLATSFNRMAHELAELDRLRVTLVADAAHELRTPIAALRASLENAVDGVRDADPAALLAQVDRLQRLADQLLDLSRLESGAAVLEQRRVEVASLFRHHEDVLVDVPDGLAIRGDPLRLGQVVDNLVLNAHRHAAGATVIGRARPGAAGRVRMEIEDDGPGLADTDLVRVFDRFTRTDASRSVEGSGLGLAIVRSIVELHGGAVHAERVRPYGLRLVLDLPAG; via the coding sequence GTGAGGCCGCTGGACCGCCTGCCCTCGCTGAAGCTGCGGCTCGGGCTGCTGATCGTCCTGTCGATCGTGACGACGCTCGTCACGCTCCTCATCGCCGCGAAGCTCGGGCTGCGACTGCGCTGGGGCGCCCTGGTCGCGCTCGGCGTCTCGCTGCTCTTCGTGCAGGTCGTGGGGCGCGGCCTGACGCGCCCGCTGCGCGAGATGGCTGCGGCCGCCGACGCCATGGCCGACGGGGACCACGGCGTGCGCGTCACCGCGACGTCGCGCGACGAGGTCGGCCGGCTCGCCACCTCGTTCAACCGCATGGCCCACGAGCTCGCCGAGCTCGACCGGCTCCGGGTGACGCTCGTGGCCGACGCCGCGCACGAGCTGCGCACGCCGATCGCGGCGCTGCGCGCGTCGCTGGAGAACGCCGTCGACGGCGTGCGCGATGCCGACCCCGCGGCGCTGCTGGCACAGGTCGACCGCCTCCAGCGCCTGGCCGACCAGCTCCTCGACCTGTCGCGCCTCGAGTCCGGCGCCGCGGTCCTCGAGCAGCGCCGGGTCGAGGTCGCCTCCCTCTTCCGCCACCACGAGGACGTGCTCGTCGACGTCCCTGACGGCCTCGCGATCCGCGGCGACCCGCTGCGGCTGGGCCAGGTCGTCGACAACCTCGTCCTCAACGCCCACCGCCACGCCGCGGGCGCCACGGTCATCGGCCGGGCGCGTCCCGGCGCAGCCGGCCGCGTCCGGATGGAGATCGAGGACGACGGCCCCGGGCTCGCGGACACCGACCTCGTCCGCGTGTTCGACCGCTTCACCCGCACCGACGCGTCGCGCTCCGTCGAGGGCTCCGGCCTCGGCCTGGCGATCGTCCGCTCGATCGTCGAGCTGCACGGCGGCGCGGTGCACGCCGAGCGCGTGCGGCCCTACGGCCTGCGCCTCGTCCTCGACCTGCCCGCCGGCTAG
- a CDS encoding DUF4153 domain-containing protein, with protein MPASPAAPIAAASVLAAALVAHQRVGLALTFVLLLLLAAAVKSVERTSWPLVGLGVLLACGPTVRDAGWVVALDVAGVVMCAGAVVVAPASWPAVLGAVFAPLRLVAAARLAGRELVPERASRPLGPLLRGGALAAGLLVVFGGLLLSADAAFADMARDALALDVDAGPVAARIALGVVVAAVGAALVATARRSATPVRLPPTPGVLELRIAVGALVTLFAVFVAVQLQVLFGGAGYVRDHTGLGLGEYARQGFVALLAAVTLTLSVVGVAARHRDPVVRGLLGALCLLCLVMLASAHVRLDAVVDAYGLTRVRVAGGAVVVWLAVVLLLVLAAGASKAVARWAPALAVGWTLTAVAGLSLLNPDARIVDRALETGDIDATYLATLSADAVPAARRLPGPAGPAVVATLKQRLDRGDGLAGFNVSRRRAR; from the coding sequence GTGCCCGCTTCACCCGCCGCACCCATCGCCGCCGCGAGCGTGCTCGCCGCGGCCCTCGTCGCCCACCAGCGCGTCGGTCTGGCCCTCACCTTCGTCCTGCTGCTCCTGCTGGCCGCTGCCGTGAAGTCCGTCGAGCGGACTTCGTGGCCGCTGGTCGGCCTCGGCGTCCTGCTCGCCTGCGGACCGACCGTCCGGGACGCCGGCTGGGTGGTGGCGCTCGATGTCGCCGGCGTCGTGATGTGCGCGGGGGCGGTCGTCGTCGCGCCCGCGTCGTGGCCGGCGGTCCTGGGCGCGGTCTTCGCGCCCTTGCGCCTCGTCGCCGCCGCGCGCCTCGCGGGCCGGGAGCTGGTGCCCGAGCGAGCAAGCCGGCCGCTCGGGCCCCTGCTGCGCGGCGGTGCGCTCGCGGCCGGTCTGCTCGTCGTCTTCGGCGGCCTCCTGCTCAGCGCCGACGCGGCGTTCGCCGACATGGCGCGAGACGCGCTGGCGCTCGACGTCGACGCGGGCCCCGTCGCCGCGCGGATCGCCCTCGGCGTCGTGGTCGCCGCCGTGGGGGCCGCGCTCGTCGCGACGGCGCGCCGGTCCGCCACGCCGGTGCGTCTGCCACCCACCCCGGGCGTGCTGGAGCTGCGCATCGCCGTCGGCGCCCTCGTGACGCTCTTCGCCGTGTTCGTGGCGGTGCAGCTTCAGGTGCTGTTCGGCGGCGCCGGCTACGTCCGTGACCACACCGGTCTCGGCCTCGGGGAGTACGCGCGGCAGGGCTTCGTCGCGCTGCTTGCGGCAGTGACCCTCACGCTGTCGGTCGTCGGGGTGGCCGCCCGCCATCGGGACCCGGTGGTGCGCGGGCTGCTGGGCGCGCTCTGCCTCCTCTGCCTCGTGATGCTCGCGAGCGCGCACGTGCGCCTCGACGCGGTCGTCGACGCCTACGGGCTTACGCGCGTGCGCGTCGCCGGCGGGGCGGTGGTCGTCTGGCTCGCCGTCGTCCTGCTCCTCGTCCTCGCGGCGGGCGCGTCGAAGGCGGTCGCCCGCTGGGCGCCGGCCTTGGCGGTCGGGTGGACGCTCACCGCGGTCGCGGGGCTCTCGCTCTTGAACCCGGACGCGCGGATCGTCGACCGGGCGCTCGAGACGGGAGACATCGACGCGACGTACCTCGCGACCCTGTCGGCCGACGCCGTCCCGGCCGCCCGCCGCCTGCCGGGCCCGGCAGGGCCTGCGGTGGTCGCCACGCTCAAGCAGCGGCTCGACCGCGGCGACGGGCTCGCCGGCTTCAACGTCAGCCGGAGGCGCGCCCGATGA
- a CDS encoding DUF6518 family protein, giving the protein MSDRLLVAAALALGVLSRVEERAAGVSLGLSSDAAWVTAAFAAGAVAGRGGAALRGAVALTVANAAYYLTILLTESIPPHVAAGSPARWFVLGVAGGAVFGVAGAAWARGAPTVRAAGAVACGGVLIADGASAITRGVATHALSLVVGAVLVATSAPRRVLGAATAAAMVLLASTGVFEPLLP; this is encoded by the coding sequence ATGAGCGACCGCCTGCTCGTGGCGGCCGCCCTCGCGCTGGGCGTGCTCAGCCGGGTCGAGGAGCGCGCCGCCGGCGTCTCGCTGGGCCTCAGCAGCGACGCGGCCTGGGTGACTGCGGCGTTCGCCGCCGGCGCGGTCGCGGGCCGGGGTGGCGCCGCGCTTCGCGGCGCCGTCGCCCTCACCGTGGCCAACGCCGCCTACTACCTCACGATCCTGCTCACCGAGAGCATCCCGCCCCACGTCGCGGCCGGGTCGCCGGCGCGGTGGTTCGTGCTCGGCGTGGCGGGCGGCGCCGTCTTCGGGGTCGCCGGCGCGGCCTGGGCTCGTGGGGCGCCGACCGTCCGGGCGGCGGGCGCCGTCGCCTGCGGCGGCGTGCTGATCGCCGACGGCGCCAGCGCGATCACGCGAGGCGTCGCCACGCACGCCCTATCCCTCGTGGTTGGCGCGGTGCTGGTGGCGACGAGCGCCCCGCGCCGGGTCCTCGGCGCGGCGACCGCCGCGGCCATGGTCCTGCTCGCGTCGACCGGGGTCTTCGAGCCTCTCTTGCCCTAG
- a CDS encoding amidase: MDEREYVELDGLGLAEAIREGRTTAREALDAARARADRLDPKLNAICLRLDDRAEARAAEELEGPFAGVPFLLKDLHQDLAGVPTSSGCRALAGRPATETATVVQRWLDAGVVVFGKTSTPEFGSKGITEPALFGPTRNPWDLARTPGGSSGGAAAAVAAGIVPVAAASDGGGSIRIPAACCGLVGLKAGRGLVPHGPTESEPLNGLATAGVVSRTVRDTAAMLDVLIGPEAISPYAPGLPDGPLLDELGRDPGTLRIGWTVDSAVRATPHPEAVRAVEHAAELLEGLGHHVEPVAAPHDDEQLAKDFLTIWFVHQAIEVEHVKRLTGAGDEGFEADTRVMAALGRLTSGVELQAADERRKEHIAALARFHEDYDLLLTPTLGEPPIPVGSLDLPAPLRTVSEVLLRTRTTKLMQLTGVVDQIVQRNLGWVPYTQLANVTGRPAISLPLHWTPEGLPLGVQLVGRLRSEALLLRLAAQLEEAAPWAQRRAPVD; this comes from the coding sequence GGACCACGGCCCGCGAGGCGCTCGACGCCGCACGGGCGCGCGCCGACCGGCTGGACCCGAAGCTCAACGCGATCTGCCTGCGCCTCGACGACCGCGCGGAGGCCCGGGCCGCGGAGGAGCTCGAGGGGCCGTTCGCCGGCGTGCCCTTCCTGCTCAAGGACCTCCACCAGGACCTGGCGGGGGTGCCGACGTCGTCGGGCTGCCGGGCGCTCGCCGGCCGGCCCGCCACCGAGACGGCGACCGTCGTGCAGCGCTGGCTGGACGCCGGCGTGGTCGTGTTCGGCAAGACCTCGACGCCGGAGTTCGGCTCCAAGGGCATCACCGAGCCGGCGCTGTTCGGGCCGACGCGCAACCCGTGGGACCTGGCCCGTACGCCCGGCGGCTCGTCGGGCGGGGCGGCCGCGGCGGTCGCCGCGGGCATCGTCCCGGTGGCGGCCGCCAGCGACGGTGGGGGGTCGATCCGCATCCCGGCCGCGTGCTGCGGCCTGGTCGGCCTGAAGGCGGGCCGCGGCCTGGTCCCGCACGGGCCGACCGAGAGCGAGCCCCTCAACGGGCTGGCCACCGCGGGCGTCGTGTCGCGCACCGTCCGCGACACCGCCGCGATGCTCGACGTCCTCATCGGCCCGGAGGCGATCAGCCCGTACGCGCCCGGCCTGCCCGACGGCCCGCTGCTCGACGAGCTCGGCCGCGATCCCGGCACGCTGCGCATCGGCTGGACCGTCGACTCCGCGGTGCGCGCCACGCCGCACCCCGAGGCGGTCCGCGCCGTCGAGCACGCCGCCGAGCTCCTGGAGGGCCTCGGCCACCACGTCGAGCCCGTCGCCGCCCCGCACGACGACGAGCAGCTGGCCAAGGACTTCCTGACGATCTGGTTCGTGCACCAGGCGATCGAGGTCGAGCACGTCAAGCGCCTCACCGGCGCCGGCGACGAGGGCTTCGAGGCCGACACCCGCGTCATGGCCGCCCTGGGCCGCCTGACCAGCGGCGTCGAGCTGCAGGCCGCCGACGAGCGCCGCAAGGAGCACATCGCCGCGCTCGCCCGGTTCCACGAGGACTACGACCTCCTGCTGACTCCGACTCTCGGCGAGCCGCCGATCCCCGTCGGCTCCCTCGACCTCCCCGCGCCGCTGCGCACCGTGTCGGAGGTCCTCCTGCGCACCCGGACGACGAAGCTCATGCAGCTCACCGGCGTCGTCGACCAGATCGTCCAGCGCAACCTCGGCTGGGTGCCGTACACCCAGCTCGCGAACGTCACCGGCCGCCCGGCCATCAGCCTCCCGCTGCACTGGACGCCCGAGGGCCTGCCGCTCGGCGTCCAGCTCGTCGGCCGCCTGCGCTCCGAGGCGCTGCTCCTGCGCCTGGCGGCGCAGCTCGAGGAGGCGGCGCCGTGGGCCCAGCGGCGGGCGCCGGTCGACTGA